The following is a genomic window from Streptomyces sp. NBC_01381.
CTGATCAACAAGCTGAAGGCCTGGCGGGGCATCGCGACTCGATACGACAAGACGCCCCAGAGCTACCTCGTCGGCCTCCACCTCCGCGCCTCCATGATCTGGATCAACGACCTGCTGAAGGCAACTGATTGATCACGACGTCACACAGGCCCTAGTGCCGCCGTGTCGAGACCATCGAGGCCATCGTAGATTTCGCGAATCGCGGCGTGCTCCCCGGCGCGCACCGCTTCCAGGAGGCGCAACGTCTGCATCTTGAAGGGCATGCACGTCATCCCCGCCTGGAGACTGAGCTGTTCGGCCGTCATGCGTGACGCGATGCTGACGAGAATGGACAGCACTTGATGGCTCTCAGGGGCAGGTGGTGCGTCGGCTTCGCCGACCAGGACCATGAGTGAGGCGCGGCACTCAGGCACGCCGGAGGCGACGGACAGCCCCACATGCAGCCCTACATCGTGCAGGGTCCTGGCGATCACCTGCGGATGCATGGGCCGCTCGACCGAATACGCGTGGATGGATTGAAGGGGTTCCAGGGCATCGTTCCATCGGTTCTGATACACCAGGGCCTCGGTGAGGAACCCTCTCAGCTGAAGGCGCTGCGGGCCGCGCAGACCGTCGTCCTCAAGCAGCGTTCGGCAGCATTGCTCGACTTCCTCGTCGGTCATGAGCCCGGTCGTGAGGGCGTCATTGATCTGGCCGATCTCGCGCTGAATGCGCGCGGACGGAGTGGTCGGCATCCGTTGGCTCAGCGAGTCGAAATCGGCGGCGAGGGCTTGCACCTCTGGCTCCGGGGTGCCATGGCCAGTGTGACTGCGGAGCACTGTCAGGCAGTTGGCGACGGCCAAGGACGCGTCCTCGGGCCGGGAGTCGGCCAGTTGGAAGGCGAGGTCTCGGGCGCGCTGTAGATGGTGCAGCCATATAGCCGGAAAGCGCCCTGCCGGTTGCCCAGCACGTCACGGGCCGCCTGCGGGCTTGCCACGCAGAGCCGGCCGGACGCCGAGCGCCACACATCCTGAGTGCCTTCGAACTCTGCCGCCAGGAATTGCAGTGGATCATGCTGATAGGCGGCCGCGCTGCGGTGCCTTCGAGCCGCTCTGCCGTCGGCCGGCCAGGCCATGGCGTCCCCCTCGATCGAGCAGGTAGCCAGGGCCGCCGAGACGGTTGGCCGGGCCCGGCTCACGGGGCCGTTCACACCCCGAAGACGCCGGATCGCTCAACAGACAGCCTCCTCCGCAGGGAGCGTCCTGTGAAGTCGTCAGCCATATGAAGGCCGTAGGTGAGGTACTCGCTGGATGACGTCCGGCTGCCGCAGCAGGGGCCGCCTGACCAGGAAAGGGCAGGTCAGGTGGGTGTACGAGCTGCGCGGCACACATATTCAGTTGGTGTCGCGCCGGCGCAGCAGGACTGTTCCGACGACCAGAACGACTGCGGTGTAACCGCCGAAGACGAGCGCGTCCTGCGTCCTGGTCAGAGCGACGGCGACGCCCCCTCTTCTAGGGGGGCGTCGAGCAGATGCCGGGCGTACGGCAGTTGGTGATCCACCACATCAGCCGCCAGGCCTGCGGGCGACACCGCGGCCGGGCGTCGAGTGAACCACAAGTCAATGTTTCCGCCTTCGCCCATCGAGAACCTCTCAAATGGCGGAGGGGACGCAGGGAAAGTGTCTATTGCTGTCGTGCAAGCCTGGCCCTCGCAGCCGACTTCACATCCACAAAGATCTCCATCTACACGGGCGACGATCTCTGAGAAATCGGCCCCGGCGGGAATCGGACAATGCTCCTCAAGTACATTGCCGAAAAACAGCCTTGCTGTGAGAATCGGGGCGCCTGGCCGGAGAATATTGTCGGTGTCTCCATCTGGCAGCCTCAGGACGCGCGACGCTCGGACCCCTTCCTCTGTAGCTACTGGATACCGTTCGGGCTCTCCACCAGTCTTCAGTGAGGAACCGGAGGAGCTCATGTCCATACGACGTAAATCGTGCGCGCTCGTCACCACGGTGTTAGCGGTGCTGGCCTTTTCCATGGTCGGCACGCCGGCGCAGGCCGCAGGCTTCACTCCAATCAACGTCTGGAACTCGAGCCACTGTCTCGACAACGCCACCGAGAACGCCGCCAAGCTGCATATGTGGTCCTGCGGCAGCAGTTCCGCGAAGAATTGGCTTGCAGGGTTCAATACCCAGACCGGCCTGTTCACCTTCACCAACCAACGCACGGGGCGGTGCATCACGGCACCGGCCTCGGGGCCGGGGACAGTCACAATGGCCTTCTGTAACGCGGCGGCGACCACCCAGCAGTGGCGCGTCTTCTACGCGGACAACCCCAACGGGCCCCCGTCAGGCTGGTACCAGGTCTGGCAGAACGCTTCGAGCGGGCTCTGTCTGTCTACACCCAGCGTAGGAAACGGCACCCTTCTGCAAGCGACGGCCTGCGACCCTTCCCACCAGTACTACAGGTGGCATCAGCAGTAACTGAAAGCCTGGTCCGGTGATGTTTGGGTTCCGAAGCAGGTTTCGCGCCAGCCGAGGGCTGATGAGGGCACGTTCAGGAGGTCGTTCATCGCGAGGCGGATCATGGCTTAGGGGCCGTGAGGGTAAGACTGCGCGCCTGCCGAAAACTCCATCCGCGCAGCTCAGGCGGCTTGCTGGTACTCGGGGAGGACTCCGCCGAGGCGGTCTGTCCGGCGCACTTTCAGTTGGGTGTTCTGTGCGTGGGGGAGTGGTTCGGGGGCGGAGCGTAGGGGTGCTGTCTGGTCTGTCGCTTGGTGGGGCCGGTGGGTGTTGGTAGTGCACTTCGATTGCACTTCGAATGGGCGGAGCGCGTGGCGTAGATGACGTTCGTTCCAGGCGAGGTTGCGGTCCAGGAGTTTGTGGCGGCAGGTCTGGACCCACCGCTCCGTGAGGGCGTTCATGCGTGGGATCCCTATTTCGGCGCGCATGACTTGGATGCCGGCGTTGCACAGGATGTCGTCGAAGAGGACGGGGTACTTCGCGTTCCGGTCCCGGATCAGGTACGCGTGGGTGGCCTGTGCGCCAGTGAGGTCCATGGCCAGCGGGCGTCCTGGGTGACGCAGGCCGCGGTGGGGTGGGCGGTAGTGCCGAGGACGCGGATGCGGCGGGTGACGTGTTCGATGACGGCGAGGACGTACTGGCGCTGGGTGGTTAGGGTGACGGTCTCGATGAAGTCGCAGGCCAGGAGAGCGTCGGCCTGGGAGTGCAGGAAGTCGGCCCAGGTGGTGGCGGCCCGGTCGGGTGCAGGGTCGATGCCCTGGGAGGTGAGGATCTCCCAGACGGTGGAGGCGGCGACTTTGATGCCGGGCGTGGTGAGTTCGCCGTGCACCCTGCGACAGCCCCACGATGGATTCTCCCGCACCAGGCGCAGGACCAGTCTGGGGATCGAGTGGACCGTGGGCGGTCGACCGTCGCGTCGGGTTCCAGGTGCGCTCACAGGGTGGTGCCGCTGCCATACGGGGCGTACAGATCGAGCAGCCGAGTGCGGGACGAACGCAGCCGACGGGCGACGATGTCGCCCACCCACTGGGTGACCGCGTAGCCCATGGCAGGGTCGTCCCGGCACATGGCCCGAACAGCCACGGCGTCGAACTCGTATGCCCGTACAGGCGTTGTGGTCTCGGCTCCCAGGTGCCAGGAGCGCGGTGCGAACAGCCAGGACCAGCCGACGAGTTCGTTGTGGCCGAGGGTTTCGATGACGGCCGGCCGCCGACCGGGCACGTGGATGTCGAGGGCGATCGTGCCAGTGCGGATGATCCAGAACCGGTCGGCGCGTCCGCCCTCCTCGAAGAGGCGGGTCCCGTGCGGGAATGACACCTCGCGGGCGATGCGCATCAACCGCTGGCGGTGCTCAGCGGGAAGTGCCTGCAGCATGCTGTGAGTGATCGAAGAGTTCATGACGGCCCTCCAGGACGGGCGTTTCGACCTGTCACGTTCAGCATGTGCCGGTGCTGTGGGCACAGGCCATGGGCCACCCGGCCGTTCGGCCGGGTCCATCTGGCCCCGCATGAGAGTCCTTCGGCAGCCTGTGGCGCCGCCCGATACGAGATTCGATAAGAACGAAGGCAACTTGGTGGAAGGAAGTGGGAACCGTGGGTACGACACTTACCCCGGACTTCTGGCGGCTGTTCGCCGTTCTCCTCGTCAGCGCGATGGCAGTGACCTTCGTGGTCAGCGCCGCGCTCGACGCTCTGGTGTTGCGCCTGCAGCGTCGCCGCACCCGCCACCTGACGCCGATCACGCACGAGGCAGGCGCCTCTGACCGGCCTCACCGGGCCCTGGTACACCACTGAGCCGACGAGGGGGCGCGACGTGATGGCGGGAGAAATACCGGCTCCCGCTTTGCGGGCTAGCGATTGACGTGATTTTCCACGACGATGCCCAGTCGCTCCGCCCATCGGTACAGGTCGCCTGGGAAGAACGGTGTCCGCTGGTCTCTGACCAGGGCACCCTCGCGGGTGGTGTACACCGACTCGACCTGACCGAACCGGCGCCCCAGCCGGGTCAGCAGCAGGTCGACGGCTTGGAACAGCGGCGGGCCTGGCTGGATGAGGTCTTCCACAAATGCGCCGATCTCCGCCGAGGCTTGCTCGGCCGACCTGCTGCCGGACGTCAGCCGGACCGGCCCGAGCGCCCGGGATACGACACGCTCGAGACCTTGGGGTGATGGGCCGGCCAGGTTGACGCGGATCGCGCAGCCGCCGTAGGTGCCTGCGCGATCCGCCGCGTGTCGGCCAAGCAGGCCGAGCGCCGAGACGACCACCTCGGTCAGCTCTCCCGTACTGAGCACCAGCGGCCGCGGGCCACCCGCCCCTTCGTCATCATCGGCGTCGTACCAACCGCGTTCGGATCGGGGCGACAAGGAGTACTGCACACCGGCACTCCCATCGTCCCCGAAAACGGCAACCACCTCGCGGGTTGTATCTGGGGCGTGGCGCGCGACGAAGCCGCCTGCCGCAGGCTCCACCTCATCGAAAGCGGTGTGTTGCGCCTCCAGCAGGGCTGTTTCGCAATGGAGTTGACGTCGATACTCCTCGAACGCCCGCCGGTCCCAAGGCACTGCGCCAGGAGCATGCGGCACCATCGTGACCGTGAGAGCCGGTTGTGCAGTGAGGGCGCGGTGACGGCCGCGCGGACGAGGTAGTGCGCCGCGTGGTCGAGTTGGGCGTGACGCACGGGCATGGCATGCCCCCGAACCTTGACGGGTTTGGCTTATTGCTCAAGCGTCGTCGAGGGCCGAGGCATTGCGCAGGGGCCGGTTGGCCCCTGCTGTGGACTGTCCGGCCCGGGAAAGGGGCTCGCCGGACTCTGCACGTCGGACCGCCCACGCCTGACGCTGATGGTACAAGGAGGTGGGGACGATGCTCCGGTCGATCGTGGTGGGTCTGGACGGCTCCCCAGAGAGTATTTCTGCGGCGGACTGGGCGGCCAGGGAAGCTGTGCGCCGGGGGCTGCCGCTGCGGCTCGTCCACGCGTGGGAGGGAATGCCGAGCGATGACCAACCGGTGTCCCTGCCCGAACTGAAGGTCCCGCAGTACTGGGCGGGGAGGGTGCTGCGCACCGCGCAGCAGCAGCTTGCCGAGTGTTTCCCGCAGTTGACGATCAGTGCTGACCAGATCAAGTGACCTCCGGTCCCGGGCTTGGTGACCGAGGGCGAGACAGCCGAGCTGCTCGTTTTGGGAAGCCAGGGGTTCGGGCAACTCGGACGCCTCCTTGCGGGCTCGGTCGTGATGCTGTAGTGGCTCACGTGCGACGCCCGGTCGTTCTCGTACGCGCGGAATGGTGCGAAGCGGACGAACATCTACCGGATGCCGACGGGAGCCCGGCGACGAGTACGCCTTGCCGCGAATCGTTGCTCGGCATCGACGTGCGGAACGAGTCGGAGCCGCTGCTGGAGTTCGCCTTCGAGGAGGCTTGCCTCCGAGGTGCACCGTTGCGGGTCATTCACGCCTGGCAGATGCCCGGCACTCGCGATGACAAAGGCAGGGGGAGCGCCGCACGGATGGCCAGGAGCCGCGAGGCCGGATGGGCGCTCGACGCAGTGCTGGATCCATGGCGGGGAAAGTTCCCGAGCGTGGAGGTTCGAGCCCGGGTAGCGCACAGGCGGCCCGCCCCGGAATTGCTTCGGGCTGCAAGTGACTCCGGCTTGCTGGTTGTTGGTCGCCGGACACGAAGGTACTGATCGCATACGCCACAGTGCACGGCTCTACCCGGGAGATCGCCGAACGGCTGGGGGCGCGGCTGGACGAAGCCGGGCTGGATGCTGATGTGCGGCCCATGAAGGAAGTCCATGACGAGGACGCGTACGAAGCCTTCGTCCTCTGCAGCGCCGTCCACGGACAGGAATGGCTGCCTGAGGCACGGGAGTTCCTGCGTCGCAACAGTGAGCTGCTCCGTGTCCGGCCTGTGTGGATCTTCAGCGTGGGTATGCCCGACTCGCTGCGCGGGCCGTGGAAGCGTATGGCCCACAAGGAGGAGCCCGTCATCGCAGAGAGTTTGCCGGGCCACGTTCCCTACCGCCGCCACTGGTTGATGTCGGGAGTCATCAGGCCCGCGCATCTGCCGTTGGCAGGCAGGGTGTTGTTCCGGCTCATGGGCTGCCGGTACGGGGACTATCGCGACTGGACTGCCCTCAATGGTCGGGCGGAGGAGATCGCCCGTGGGCTGGTCGGCCCAGCCGAGCGCCACTGAAAACGAATAGGGACGAACAGCCCTGGCCAGGGGCCGCTTGGCCTCTGTGGAGAGTGCCCCGAAAGCGGTGCAATGGGGGTGCCGAGGGAGGGACATCATGACCGGAACCCCAAGGGTCCGACGCACGATATCGGCCATGGCTGCTCTGCTGCTCGCACTGACCGTGCCTGCGGTGGGCGCGAGTTCCGCGGGTGCGGACACGCCGTCCCGCGTGGCGGGGCCACCCGCCCGCAGCGGAAACCCCGCATCCACTGTCGATCACGTCGCGAACTTCTACGGCGCGTACATCGACGTCCTGCACGACACCGGGCGCGGCTCGCTGGCGAACGGCCTGCGTCACCACTACCTCACTTCCGGCCTGAGCAAGAGCCTGGCCCGGTGGGAGGCCGCGCACCACCGTGACGGTGTGCTGCGGGCCAAGGGTGTGCCGACCGCATGGAGGGTGACCTATCAGGACAGCGGTATGGGCCACTGCTGGACGCGCGTGAAACTGACGTGGCACGACGGCCAGCACCGGGCCCACCACAGCTACCTGATCGTTCAGTCGGACATCGCAACCATGGACATCTCCGGCATACAGACGGATTGAGGTGGTGGGGACAGTGGAGTTGCCCCTGATCGTGGGAGTGGACGGTTCGGAATCGAGCCTGCTGGCGGTCGACTGGGCCGTGGATGAGGCAGACCGGCTCGGACTCGCGGTACGGCTCGTACATGCGTCGCTCTGGCAGCAGTACGAGGGAAGCGCTTTCGCCTATGGTCTGAGGGCACCCTCCGAGAGCGCACAGCACATCATCGACCTCGCGGCCGAGCGGGCCGGGCGGCGCAACGCGGCCGTGAAGATCTCCACGGAGGTGCTGGCGGAGGACACCGAGATCGCCCTGCTGCGTGAAACGCGCAACGCAACAGCGCTGGTCACCGGTTCGCGCGGCAGGGGGCCGCTCGCCGGACTGCTGCTCGGTTCGGTGAGTCTGGCGATGGCCTCCCGGGCGCTCTGCCCCGTCATCGTGGTGCGGGGCAGAGCCGCGGGCCGAAATGGCGAGCATGGCCGCATCGTCCTCGGGGTGGGCGACACGACCACCAGCGTCGCGGCGGTCCGATTCGCCTTCCGGGAAGCCGAGGCGCGGCACTGCACACTCCATGCCGTACGCGCCTGGCGCTGCCCCGCCCACGAGACGACGGACCATCCGCTCATCGCGGAAGAACCCGCCCGGTACCACCGGGACCACGCATGGAGCATGCTCGAGGACACACTGCGTGTTCCGGCGAGTGACCACCCCTCTGTGTATGTGCGCCATTCCGTCGTGGAGGGCCCCGCACACAAGGTCCTGGCCGATCTCACCGCTGCGGCGGATCTGCTTGTACTGGGAGCGCGGCGGCGTCATGACCACGCTGGTCTCCAACTCGGCCGGGTGGCACATGCGTTGCTCCACCACGCCGACTGCCCAGTCGCTGTCGTGCCGCAGCGGGGGTGACGGGGAGGGTCAAGGAGGCAGAAGCAGGCCTGCCGACCTCGTATCCGATAACGATGCCGACGGCACCGTTGTCCCGCATTCCTAGTCGCCGGTCAGCCCTGCGGCGTGATCGGGGACGTAGGACTGGAGGTCCCGTGGCGGCCGTTGGTACCCCGAGTTCGGGGGCCGGGGCGGAAGCGTGAGTTCCGGTGGTGGCACATCGTGGTACGGGACGGTCGACAGCAGGTGGGCGATCATGTTCAGCCGTGCGCTGCGTTTGTCGTCGCTCTCGACCACGTGCCAAGGGGCTTCGGAGATGTCCGTGTGCACGAACATCTCGTCCTTCGCCCGCGAGTACGCCTCCCAGCGCGTGATCGACTCCAGGTCCATGGCGGACAGTTTCCAGCGGCGAGTGGGGTCCTGAAGGCGGCGGCGGAAACGCTGTTCCTGTACCGCGTCGCTCACCGAGAACCAGTACTTGCGCAGCAGCAGGCCGTCCTCCACCAACAGACGCTCGTAGGTGGGGCACTGGTGGAGGAAGCGCTGGTGCTCGGCTTTGGTACAGAAGCCCATCACGTGCTCGACGCCCGCGCGGTTGTACCAGCTCCGGTCGAAGAGGACGATCTCTCCCGCGGCGGGGAGATGCTCGGTGTAGCGCTGGAAGTACCACTGGGTACGTTCGCGCTCGGTGGGTGCGGGCAGGGCGACGATGCGTGTGACGCGGGGATTGAGGTGCTCCGCCACGCGTTTGATGGTGCTGCCCTTGCCGGCCGCGTCGCGTCCTTCGAACACCACGACGAGCCGTGCCCCCTCGGCCCTCACCCACTCCTGCAGCCTCACCAGTTCGGTCTGCATGCGGTACAGCTCGCGCTCGTACAGCTCCTTCTTCATGGCCACGCACCCGCCTCTGGCTATCGAACGCTCGTGTCCTGCAACGACGTTACGGAGGATTCCAGCAGCGAGAGCCCGCTCGTACGTGCCGCGCCGATGCCGCGAGGCCGAACGCCCCCTTTTTTGGGTCCCGGTCGGCCCCTGCTCCGGGCGGCCCCGCGGTGGGAGGGTGACGAAAGGTGCACCGGGAGCCCTTACGCACAAGGCCCTGACCGGCCTGGCCGACACGGGGGTCGCGACATTCGGTGCATGGGCCGAAGGCAAGAAGCGCCTGCCACGAGAGGGAGCTGCTCATGACCATCCGCGTTGGGATCAACGGATTCGGCCGTATCGGCCGCAATTATCTGCGTGCAGCCCTGGAAAGGGACACGATCGAGGTCGTCGCCGTCAACGACGTCGCACCGACCGCGACACTGGCGCATCTGCTCGAATACGACTCGACGTACGGCAGGCTGCGCCGTGACGTCCGGCACGACGACACCTCGATCACCGTGGACGGGCACCGTATTGCCGTGTCCGCGGAACGTGACCCCTCCGCCCTCGATTGGAGCGGGCACCGCGTGGACGTCGTGATCGAGTCCACCGGTCGC
Proteins encoded in this region:
- a CDS encoding flavodoxin domain-containing protein, whose translation is MAYATVHGSTREIAERLGARLDEAGLDADVRPMKEVHDEDAYEAFVLCSAVHGQEWLPEAREFLRRNSELLRVRPVWIFSVGMPDSLRGPWKRMAHKEEPVIAESLPGHVPYRRHWLMSGVIRPAHLPLAGRVLFRLMGCRYGDYRDWTALNGRAEEIARGLVGPAERH
- a CDS encoding cyclic nucleotide-binding domain-containing protein, producing the protein MNSSITHSMLQALPAEHRQRLMRIAREVSFPHGTRLFEEGGRADRFWIIRTGTIALDIHVPGRRPAVIETLGHNELVGWSWLFAPRSWHLGAETTTPVRAYEFDAVAVRAMCRDDPAMGYAVTQWVGDIVARRLRSSRTRLLDLYAPYGSGTTL
- the ppk2 gene encoding polyphosphate kinase 2, translating into MKKELYERELYRMQTELVRLQEWVRAEGARLVVVFEGRDAAGKGSTIKRVAEHLNPRVTRIVALPAPTERERTQWYFQRYTEHLPAAGEIVLFDRSWYNRAGVEHVMGFCTKAEHQRFLHQCPTYERLLVEDGLLLRKYWFSVSDAVQEQRFRRRLQDPTRRWKLSAMDLESITRWEAYSRAKDEMFVHTDISEAPWHVVESDDKRSARLNMIAHLLSTVPYHDVPPPELTLPPRPPNSGYQRPPRDLQSYVPDHAAGLTGD
- a CDS encoding universal stress protein; this encodes MLRSIVVGLDGSPESISAADWAAREAVRRGLPLRLVHAWEGMPSDDQPVSLPELKVPQYWAGRVLRTAQQQLAECFPQLTISADQIK
- a CDS encoding RICIN domain-containing protein gives rise to the protein MSIRRKSCALVTTVLAVLAFSMVGTPAQAAGFTPINVWNSSHCLDNATENAAKLHMWSCGSSSAKNWLAGFNTQTGLFTFTNQRTGRCITAPASGPGTVTMAFCNAAATTQQWRVFYADNPNGPPSGWYQVWQNASSGLCLSTPSVGNGTLLQATACDPSHQYYRWHQQ
- a CDS encoding universal stress protein produces the protein MRNESEPLLEFAFEEACLRGAPLRVIHAWQMPGTRDDKGRGSAARMARSREAGWALDAVLDPWRGKFPSVEVRARVAHRRPAPELLRAASDSGLLVVGRRTRRY
- a CDS encoding universal stress protein, giving the protein MGTVELPLIVGVDGSESSLLAVDWAVDEADRLGLAVRLVHASLWQQYEGSAFAYGLRAPSESAQHIIDLAAERAGRRNAAVKISTEVLAEDTEIALLRETRNATALVTGSRGRGPLAGLLLGSVSLAMASRALCPVIVVRGRAAGRNGEHGRIVLGVGDTTTSVAAVRFAFREAEARHCTLHAVRAWRCPAHETTDHPLIAEEPARYHRDHAWSMLEDTLRVPASDHPSVYVRHSVVEGPAHKVLADLTAAADLLVLGARRRHDHAGLQLGRVAHALLHHADCPVAVVPQRG